TCGTCGCGGACGAGCCGGTCTCCGCGCTCGACGTGTCCATCCAGGCCCAGATCCTCAACCTGATGAAACGCCTGCAGGCGGATCACGGCCTGACGTACGTGTTCATCTCGCACGACCTGTCGGTGGTGCGCTCGCTGGCCGACCGGATCGGCGTGATGTACCTCGGCAAGCTGGTGGAACTGGGCGCCGCCGACGACGTGTACCGCCGGCCTGCACACCCGTACACCGCCGGCCTGCTCGCCGCCGTCCCACTACCCGACCCGGAACGCGAACGCGACCGCGACCGCACCCGCGTCGGCGGCGAGCTGCCCTCCCCGCTCGACCCGCCGTCGGGCTGCCGGTTCCGCACCCGCTGCCCACTCGCTCAGGACGTCTGCGCCACCGACGCCCCGCCGGTGCACGTACTCGCCGACGGCCACACCGCCGCCTGTCACTTCCCGCTGCAGGCGCCCACCTCTAGAAGCTCATCGTCTTCGCGCCGTCCAGGGACTCCCTGATGATGTCGGCGTGGCCGGAATGGTGTGCGGTCTCCCTGACCATCCACAACAGCACCTCGCGCGCCGACCAGCTGGCGCCCGGCTCGTTCCACGGCGCCTCGGGCAGCAGCATCCGGCGGTCCAGGTCCGCCAGCGCAGCGATCGTCTCGTCCGTACGCCGCGCGGTCTCGTCGTACGCGGCGAGCAGGCCGGCCAGGGTCTCGCCGTCGCGCACGTGGTTGCCCTGCGGGAGCGCCGCGTCGGTCCAGTCGACCGGCTCGGGCAGCTCGTCGCCGCGGTCGTACCTGTCGACGATGAAGTCGGTCCAGTTCCGCTCGACCTCCGTCACGTGCTTCAGCACCCAGCCAAGGGTGAGCTCGCTGACCGTGGTGCGGCGCCGGATCTGGCTGTCGTCGAGGTCGCGCAGCGCCCGCCGTAGCATGGCGCGCTGGCCGTCGAGCATGCCGAGCAGGTCCGCGCGTTCGCCGGTGACTGTGTTCATGTCCGCTCCCTTTGTCGTGGCTCACGCCCACGCTACGAACACAACGGTCATTTTCCGTCCGCAATTCGTCATCCGCCGTTCACTGCGCGAATTCGTCGCGGCTGCGACGCAGGTGGTAGCCTCGGCGTGCTCAACGGGAGAAGACTGTCTAGGGAGGTGAGGCTCGCATGGAAAGTCATAGTCGCAGCCAACCTCCTAGACGCAGCTAAGTCGTAACTTCCCCTTTCTTTCTTCGTCTCCGGCGCGGCCGTTGCCGTGCGCCCTGGTGCGTACCCGTGCGGTTACCGCGCTGTGCTCTCTCGTTGGAGGTCGCCATGTCGGACTGGCGTGTGCTCCGGCCGTTCAAGCGCGGCCGTCGACTGGGTATCAGGTCGCGGAACTCCGTCTACCACCATGAGCCGCCCGAGCGCTCGATGGATCCGCGGGCCGCCGACGTCCCACCCCCGGTGGAGCACAACGTCATCGACGCCGGCGTGTACGTCGACGGCGCACGCACCGAGTCGCCGGTCAGCCTCGCCGAGACCTACAGGTACCTGCGCGACACCGAGGGCAGCATGGCCTGGATCGGGCTCTACCGCCCGACCGAGGTGCAGCTGCAGTCGCTGGCCATCGAGTTCGACCTGCACGAGCTCGCCATCGAGGACGCGATCGTCGCGCACCAGCGGCCGAAGCTCGAACGCTACGGCAGCACGCTCTTCGTGGTGCTCCGCGCCGCGCGCTACCTGGACGCGAGCGAGGAGGTGGACTTCGGCGAGCTGCACCTGTTCGTCGGGCCGGACTTCGTGCTGAGCGTCCGGCACGGCGAGGCGCCGAACCTGGCCAGCGTCCGCAGCCGGCTGGAGGCCGACCCGGAACTGTTGGCGCGCGGCACCGAAGCGGTGCTCTACGCCATCCTGGACGCCGTCGTGGACGGCTATGCACCCGTCGTCGCCGGTCTGCAGAACGACATCGACGAGATCGAGACCGAGGTCTTCCACGGCGACCCCACGGTGTCGCGGCGCATCTACGAGCTGTCGCGCGAGGTGATCGAGTTCCAGCGCGCCACCAGGCCGTTGGTGAAGATGCTCGACGGGTTGACCAGAGGCTTCGACAAGTACGGCACCGACGCGGAGCTGCGCGCGTACCTGCGCGACGTGGCCGACCACACGGCGACCGTGGTGGAGCGGGTGGACGGCTTCCGCGAGATGCTGCGCGACATGCTCACCGTCAACGCGACGCTGGTGAGCCAGGCCCAGAACGAGGAGATGAAGCGCCTCACCGAGACGAGCAACGCGCAGGGCGAGGAGGTCAAGAAGATCTCCGGTTGGGCGGCGATCCTGTTCGCACCCACGCTGGTGGGCACCGTCTACGGGATGAACTTCGACCACATGCCGGAGACGCACTGGACCGTCGGCTATCCGCTCGCGCTGCTGCTGATGGCGACCATCTCGATCGCGCTCTACCTGGTCTTCAAACGCCGCGGGTGGCTCTGACCTCTCCGGCCAGGGGTGGATATCCTGCCGCCGCTCGACGCGTCAGGGATCTACCGGCAGCCGGGGAGTGATGTGAGCCCGCACCCACACCGATCACGGCTGTCGTCGGCGCTGTCCGCGTTCGGCAGCGGCGTGACCGCGGCCGCCGCCGCGATGCTCGGCGTCTCCGGGGAGGTCGCCGAGGCCCAGCTGCCCGCCGCGGCGGCGGCGGTCGGGGTGGTCGTCGTGCTGATGGCCGTGCACGCCTGGCTGCCGGGGCGGCAGGGCGTCGCCGTGGCGGCGACGTCCGCACTCGGCTGCCTGGGGTTCGGCGGCGTCGCCGTGTGGCTCACCGGGCCGGCAGGAGCCGGTGCGCCTGCGACGGTGCAGTCCGAGATCGTGCCGTGGTCGCTGGGTCTCGCCGCAGCCGGCATCGCCGCGATCGTCGCCGGCGCCGCGTCGCGGGTGCGCGCCGGCGCCCCGGCGTCCAGGCCGCGGCTGGTCAGCGCCGCCGGAGCCGTCGTCGGTGTCGCGCTGGCCGTCGCGCTCACCGTCGTGGCCGTGCCCTGGCAGGCCGCGGCACACAACACCACGGCGACGACGGCGGAGGCGGCCGTGCCGCCGCGGACGCGGCCACCCGAGCTGACCGGCCACGTCGGTTGGCAGGGACGCTACGTCGCGAGCGGCGTGGCGGGCCCGGTGCTGGCCACCGAGCACGGTATCGGCGTGGTCGACCGACGCACCGGCGCGTTGCGGTGGAGCTACCAGCGCTGGGACCGCACGTACGCGGGCGTCACGGCCGCGGGTGTCGCGGCCACCACGCCGGACCGGCGGGTGCTCGCCGTGGTCAGCAGCCGCGACGACGCCGACGCGCAGGTGCAGGTCTTCGATGCGGTGACCGGTGAGCGCACCCGGGCCTGGCGTACGGACTACGACCGCATCGTCACCGCCACCGAGGACCGCGTGCTGATGACGCGGGAGAGCGACTCCGCCGCGATCGCGACGTTCACCCTCGACGGCGATCTGGTGTGGCAGCGCAACCTGGCGGCCCACTGCACGCCGGACGCGACGCTGCTCGCACGGTGGCAGACCACCGTCGCGCTGCAGTGCGGTTCGCACGACGGGCTCACCGGCTACGACGTCCGCACCGGCAAGGTGCGCTGGCGCTACCAGCCGCACGACGACTACCGCACGGTGGCGGCGCCGCTCGCGGACCAGCGCGGGCCGTACCTCGTGGTGCACGAGGAGTACCACGACGAGCCCACGCGACGGGTCCGCGCGCTGCGGGTCACCGACGGCCGGCAGGCGTGGCGCTGGTCGGCGCGGCAGCCGGTGAGCGTGGCGGTGGGCGGCGGGCTCACGGTGACCGGCGTACGTACGAAGAGCCACGGGTGGGGTGAACCCGCGGCGACGGAGTTCACCGCCCGCTCGACGAGCACCGGGAAGGTGCGGTGGCGGCACACGTCCACCCGCGACCACGTGCTCGCCACCGGCCCGGCACGCCGGCTGTCGCCGCCGACGTTCACCGTCCTCGCCGACGACCGCGTGGTGTTCGCCTACCGGTCAGCGGGGACGCGCGGCCGCAACTGCGCGTTCGAGGTACTCGCCCGCGACGGCCGCCCCGTACGCACCTTCCGCCCCCGCGGCGACCTGCGCGAGGAGACGGCGTGCGCCTTCAACTTCGTCCCGGCACCCGACGCGCTCGTGGTCAACCCCTACGACAGCGACTACGGCACCGCGTTCGACTGAGCCGGCTGCCGCAACGCAGCGGCGAACGCGGCGGCCGCCGCCTGCGGGTCGTCGGCCGCGGTGATGGCGCGTACGACCACCACCCGGCTGGCGCCTGCGGCCAGGACCTCGGGCAGCCGCGCCTGGTCGATGCCGCCGATGGCGAACCAGGGCCGTGTACGGCCGCGCTGCGCGGTGTGCCGCACCAGGTCGAGGCCCGGTGCCGGCCGGCCCGGCTTGGTCGGGGTCGGCCAGCACGGGCCGGTGCAGAAGTAGTCGACGCCGGGCTCGGCCGCGGCTGCGTCCGACTGCGCGTCGTCGTGTGTCGACCGGCCGATCACCACCTCGTCGCCGACGACCCGCCTGGCCACGTCGACCGGCAGGTCGTCCTGGCCGAGGTGCAGCACGTCCGCGCCGACGGCGAGCGCCACGTCCGCCCGGTCGTTCACCGCGAGCAGCGCCCCGTGCTCGGCGCAGGCCGCGGCGAGCACCTCGAGCGCGGCGATCTCCTGCTTCGCCTCCAGCGGGCCGTCCGGGTGGCCCTTGTCGCGCAGCTGCAGGATGTCCACACCGCCGGCCAGGGCGGCGTCGGCGAAGTCGGCCAGGTCGCCGCGGTCGCGCCTGGCGTCGGTGCAGACGTAGAGACGGGCGTCCGCGAGGCGGTTACGTACCTGGTCACCGGTCAGTCCTGGCATGCTGCCGAGTCTAGGCGGCGGCTTCCATGGCCGCGGGTAGGTAGGGTGGACCGCAGGTGGTCGCACGGGAGCCCGACCGGACGGGCTGAGAGGGAGCGCAAGCTCCGACCGTCGAACCTGATCCGGATCATGCCGGCGCAGGGAGCGTGAGATGCAGGAAACCCGCAGCACAGCCGGCCAGCTCGTGGTGGTCGGCGGCGGCGCCATCGGTCTCAGCACCGCGTGGCAGGCGGCGCGCACGGGGTTCGCCGTCACCGTCGTCGACCCGCAGCCGGCGCGCGGGGCGTCCTGGGTCGCCGCCGGCATGCTCGCGCCGCTCGCGGAGGCGTGGCCGGGCGACGAGCCGGTGCTCGCGCTCGGCCTGGCCGCGCTGCCGGACTGGCCGGCGTTCGCCGCCGAGCTGCACCGCGTGACGGGCGTCGACCCGCAACTCTCCCGGGCGGGCACGGTGCTCGTCGGCGTGGACACCGCGGACGCCGGGGTGCTCGACACGCTCGCCGGCTACCTCGCCGAGCAGGGCCACCAGGTGGAGACGTGCGCACGCACCGCGCTGCGCCGGCTCGAGCCGATGCTCGGGCCGAACGTACGGCGCGGCCTGCACCTGCCAGGCGATGTCGCGGTGGACAACCGCGCCCTGCTCACCGCGCTGCTGCAGGCGTGCGAGCGCAGCGGCGTACGGTTCGACCGCCGGCGCGCACAGGAGGTGCGCAGCGGCGAGGTGGTGCTCGCCGACGGGTCCACCGTGCCCAGCGAGCTGACTGTGCTCGCCGCCGGCGCGCACAGCGGTGACCTGCACCCGGCCCTGAAGGGTGCGATCCGGCCGGTGAAGGGCGAGCTGCTGCGGCTGCGCGCCAGGCACAGCTCGCTGCCGCCGCCGACCCGCACCGTCCGCGCGCTCGTCGAGGGCCGGCCGGTGTACCTGGTGCCGCGCGCCTCCGGCGAGCTGGTGCTCGGCGCCACCCAGTACGAGGCGGGCTTCGACCAGGACGTCACGGCAGGCGGCGTGCACGACCTGCTCCGCGACGCCGAAGAGGTGCTGCCGGGCATCGCGGAGTTCGCCGTCGTGGAGTGCGTCGCCGGCTTCCGCGCCGGCAGCCCGGACAACCTGCCGCTGATCGGCTGGCTCGACACCGGCGTGCTCGTCGCCGCCGGCCACCACCGCAACGGACTGCTCACCGCGCCGCTCACCGGCGCTGCCGTGCTCGCGCTCGCACGCGGCGAGCAGCCGCCAGATCCCGTACGGGCCGCCGACCCGGCCCGGCTGGCCACACCCGCCCGACGAGGAGGCTCCCGATGAAGATCCAGGTCAACGGCCAGGGCGTCGAGGTCGCCGACGGGGCGACCGTCGCGGACGCGCTGGCGGCGTACGGCGCACCCGAGGCCGGCATCGCCGTGGCCGTCGACGGCGAGGTGCTGTCGCGCGGCTCGTGGGCCACCACCCCGGTACCGGTGGGCGCGGCGATCGACGTGGTCACGGCCGTACAGGGAGGTTGACCGATGGACGACCCGTTGAAGATCGGCGGCCGCGAGTGGAACTCGCGGTTGATCATGGGCACCGGCGGCGCAGGCAACCTGTCCGTGCTCGAACGCGCCCTGCTCGCGTCCGGCACCGAGCTCACGACCGTCGCCATGCGCCGCGTCGACGCCACCGGCGGCACCGGACTGCTTGAGCTGCTGCGGAAGCTCGGCATCGAGCCGCTGCCGAACACGGCCGGGTGCTACACGGCGGCCGAGGCCGTACTCACTGCGCGGCTGGCCAGGGAGGCGTTGCAGACGGACCTGGTGAAGCTGGAGG
Above is a window of Streptosporangiales bacterium DNA encoding:
- a CDS encoding DUF664 domain-containing protein, whose translation is MNTVTGERADLLGMLDGQRAMLRRALRDLDDSQIRRRTTVSELTLGWVLKHVTEVERNWTDFIVDRYDRGDELPEPVDWTDAALPQGNHVRDGETLAGLLAAYDETARRTDETIAALADLDRRMLLPEAPWNEPGASWSAREVLLWMVRETAHHSGHADIIRESLDGAKTMSF
- the corA gene encoding magnesium/cobalt transporter CorA, with the protein product MSDWRVLRPFKRGRRLGIRSRNSVYHHEPPERSMDPRAADVPPPVEHNVIDAGVYVDGARTESPVSLAETYRYLRDTEGSMAWIGLYRPTEVQLQSLAIEFDLHELAIEDAIVAHQRPKLERYGSTLFVVLRAARYLDASEEVDFGELHLFVGPDFVLSVRHGEAPNLASVRSRLEADPELLARGTEAVLYAILDAVVDGYAPVVAGLQNDIDEIETEVFHGDPTVSRRIYELSREVIEFQRATRPLVKMLDGLTRGFDKYGTDAELRAYLRDVADHTATVVERVDGFREMLRDMLTVNATLVSQAQNEEMKRLTETSNAQGEEVKKISGWAAILFAPTLVGTVYGMNFDHMPETHWTVGYPLALLLMATISIALYLVFKRRGWL
- a CDS encoding thiamine phosphate synthase, which gives rise to MPGLTGDQVRNRLADARLYVCTDARRDRGDLADFADAALAGGVDILQLRDKGHPDGPLEAKQEIAALEVLAAACAEHGALLAVNDRADVALAVGADVLHLGQDDLPVDVARRVVGDEVVIGRSTHDDAQSDAAAAEPGVDYFCTGPCWPTPTKPGRPAPGLDLVRHTAQRGRTRPWFAIGGIDQARLPEVLAAGASRVVVVRAITAADDPQAAAAAFAAALRQPAQSNAVP
- the thiO gene encoding glycine oxidase ThiO codes for the protein MQETRSTAGQLVVVGGGAIGLSTAWQAARTGFAVTVVDPQPARGASWVAAGMLAPLAEAWPGDEPVLALGLAALPDWPAFAAELHRVTGVDPQLSRAGTVLVGVDTADAGVLDTLAGYLAEQGHQVETCARTALRRLEPMLGPNVRRGLHLPGDVAVDNRALLTALLQACERSGVRFDRRRAQEVRSGEVVLADGSTVPSELTVLAAGAHSGDLHPALKGAIRPVKGELLRLRARHSSLPPPTRTVRALVEGRPVYLVPRASGELVLGATQYEAGFDQDVTAGGVHDLLRDAEEVLPGIAEFAVVECVAGFRAGSPDNLPLIGWLDTGVLVAAGHHRNGLLTAPLTGAAVLALARGEQPPDPVRAADPARLATPARRGGSR
- the thiS gene encoding sulfur carrier protein ThiS, with the translated sequence MKIQVNGQGVEVADGATVADALAAYGAPEAGIAVAVDGEVLSRGSWATTPVPVGAAIDVVTAVQGG